In the genome of Monodelphis domestica isolate mMonDom1 chromosome 2, mMonDom1.pri, whole genome shotgun sequence, one region contains:
- the NBR1 gene encoding next to BRCA1 gene 1 protein isoform X1, whose product MLEPQSMEPQVNLNVTFKNETQSFLVSDSENTTWADVEAMVKVSYDLNTIQIKYLDEDSEEVSINSQGEYEEALKIAVKQGNQLQMNVYDRHNVVDETPQPGHKELPGTEKRPAVRTGKKPLTHYSSLVRALGSEMKTQEESTAQLPLTPCEADKPQDKPPDWFTRYLEMFREQVVKETVEKLDQKLSEKLVLQSPSLESCSSIPVSEEALSLPGNQCDWLMTCSNCQRRIIGIRYQCSLCPSYNICELCEAGSYAHDPNHILLKLRRPIMGSSETYTQTKLSPPRLPAALEQVRLQKQMDKNFLKAEKQRLRAEKKQRKAEVKELKKQLKLHRKIHLWNSIHGLQSPKSPLGRPESLLHSSTLMLPMQPCAPVVPTLSAAFVDENVPDGTHLQPGTKFIKHWRMKNTGNVKWSAETKLKFMWGNLTLASTERKDVLVPYLKAGHVGIVSVEFIAPALEGTYTSHWRLSHKGEQFGPRVWCSIIVDPFPTREHLEDGEKVSFSTNKVDDLSCQQEEAFSLTKEKIQIDEVTESTEGTEPCIPLKIKSVPSERELYIPSVDLLTAQDLLSFELLDINIVQELERVPHNTPVDMTPCMSPLPHDSPLIEKPGLGQIEEESEGTGFKVLPDTTVASKNKAENTVPAEEGEEDLSGTQFVCETVIRSLTLDAAPDHNPPRRLKSLQNSLHMLSDNFSYGVRNEETLRTQFSPSSEGESQPQLTEERQPAQLDGFSKEKTSLNSILPEERLMNDEKRDTVQVVEEEEEEEEEELKDEVRSQGSSASSEDYIIILPECFDTSRPLGESMYSSALSQPGLERLTELEQVVKAEQEPAEAYERLARGENQQQGHLINDILTTSQTLDAVLLTPEVVGPPRQMPSSPSSLQNISSEESDLPITIQEFSPVPDQVRGEPRASSGLVNSRQKSYENSRYYQGSSITGGLVKGAMSFAASAYKALFAGPPVTAQVSVYVIFFNCAQVTSGCNDICPDSIVKSHKGFKKRCSEIVLYPDLLWIADQISFATFPSQSNFFSSFLPHNHYLERISPKLLFFPPL is encoded by the exons ATTGCAGTTAAACAGGGGAACCAACTGCAGATGAATGTCTATGACAGACACAATGTTGTAGATGAAACCCCACAACCTGGTCACAAGGAACTTCCTGGCACTGAAAAACGACCTGCTGTCCGGACTGGGAAGAAGCCACTTACACATTATTCTTCATTGGTGAGAGCCCTGGGATCAGAGATGAAAACACAAGAGGAATCCACAGCACAG CTTCCACTCACTCCCTGTGAAGCTGACAAACCTCAAGATAAGCCCCCAGACTGGTTCACTAGGTACTTGGAGATG TTTAGAGAGCAAGTGGTTAAAGAAACAGTTGAGAAGCTTGATCAGAAATTAAGCGAGAAGCTGGTACTCCAGAGTCCATCATTGGAATCCTGCTCCTCCATTCCTGTTTCAGAAGAAGCACTGTCATTGCCAGGAAACCAATGTGACTGGCTTATGACTTGCAGCAATTGCCAAAGAAGAATTATTGGCATTCGTTACCAGTGTAG CCTATGTCCATCTTATAATATATGTGAATTATGTGAAGCAGGGTCATATGCCCATGACCCTAACCACATCCTCTTGAAGCTACGGAGACCAATCATGGGTTCCTCTGAAACATACACTCAGACGAAACTCTCCCCTCCTCGTCTACCAGCTGCTCTGGAGCAAGTCAG ACTCCAGAAGCAGATGGACAAGAACTTTCTTAAGGCAGAAAAACAAAGGTTGCGAGCtgagaagaagcaaagaaaagcaGAGGTTAAGGAGCTTAAAAAGCAGCTTAAGCTTCATAGGAAGATTCATCTGTGGAATTCTATCCATGGACTGCAGAGCCCCAAATCTCCCCTCGGGAGACCAGAGAGCCTCCTTCACTCCAGTACGCTAAT GCTCCCTATGCAACCTTGTGCCCCAGTTGTGCCAACTCTGAGTGCAGCATTTGTGGATGAGAATGTGCCAGATGGGACCCATCTTCAACCAGGAACcaagtttatcaaacactggagGATGAAAAATACAGGAAATGTCAAGTGGAGTGCAGAAACGAAG ctgAAATTCATGTGGGGAAACCTAACTTTGGCTTCTACTGAAAGGAAGGATGTTTTGGTGCCCTATTTAAAGGCTGGCCATGTGGGAATTGTGTCTGTTGAGTTCATAGCCCCAGCCTTGGAGGGAACCTACACTTCACACTGGCGCCTTTCTCACAAGGGTGAGCAGTTTGGGCCCAGGGTCTGGTGCAGCATCATTGTGGACCCTTTCCCTACTCGAGAACATCTTGAAGATGGTGAAAAAGTCTCTTTCAGCACAAACAAAGTTGACGATCTCTCCTGTCAGCAAGAG GAAGCTTTCTCACTTactaaagagaaaattcagattgATGAAGTGACTGAGTCTACGGAGGGAACAGAACCTTGCATCCCTCTGAAGATCAAAAGTGTTCCTAGTGAGAGGGAACTCTACATCCCATCTGTTGACCTCCTCACTGCACAG GATCTGCTGTCATTCGAGTTATTGGACATAAACATTGTTCAAGAGCTCGAGCGAGTTCCCCATAACACCCCTGTAG ATATGACCCCCTGCATGTCTCCTCTACCACATGATAGTCCTTTGATAGAGAAGCCAGGTTTGGGGCAGATTGAAGAGGAGAGTGAAGGGACAGGGTTTAAAGTGCTTCCCG ATACTACAGTGGCATCAAAGAATAAAGCTGAAAACACTGTTCCTgcagaagaaggggaagaagaccTGAGTGGGACCCAGTTTGTCTGTGAAACTGTAATCCGATCCCTTACCTTGGATGCTGCTCCTGACCATAACCCACCTCGAAGACTCAAGTCCCTGCAGA ACTCTCTGCATATGCTGTCTGACAACTTCAGTTATGGTGTCAGGAATGAAGAAACTCTCAGAACTCAGTTCTCCCCTTCTTCAGAAGGAGAGTCACAGCCTCAGCTCACTGAGGAAAGGCAGCCAGCCCAATTAGATGGCTTCAGCAAGGAGAAAACCTCAT TGAATTCCATTCTTCCTGAGGAGAGACTGATGAATGATGAAAAAAGAGACACTGTCCAGGtagtggaggaagaggaggaggaggaagaggaggaacttAAAGATGAAGTCCGAAGTCAAGgctcttctgcttcttctgagGATTACATCATCATCTTGCCCGAGTGCTTTGATACAAGCCGCCCTCTCGGGGAATCCATGTATAGTTCTGCTCTCTCACAGCCGGGTTTGGAGCGGCTCACAGAGCTAGAGCAGGTGGTCAAGGCTGAGCAAGAACCAGCTGAGGCTTATGAAAGGCTTGCTAGAGGGGAAAACCAGCAGCAAGGGCACCTCATCAATGATATCCTGACAACATCACAGACTCTGGATGCAGTGCTTCTGACTCCAGAGGTGGTGGGACCTCCACGACAGATGCCCAG CAGCCCTTCATCTCTTCAGAATATCAGTTCAGAAGAATCAGATTTGCCAATTACTATTCAAGAATTTTCTCCAGTTCCTGATCAAGTAAGAGGAG AGCCCAGGGCTTCATCCGGACTTGTAAATAGTAGACAGAAGAGCTATGAAAACTCAAG GTACTACCAAGGGAGTAGCATTACTGGAGGGCTGGTGAAGGGTGCTATGTCTTTTGCTGCCTCTGCCTACAAGGCCCTATTTGCAGGGCCACCAGTCACTGCTCAGGTCAGTGtgtatgttattttcttcaactgTGCCCAAGTCACCAGTGGATGTAATGACATTTGTCCTGATTCCATTGTGAAAAGCcacaaaggcttcaagaagagatGTTCTGAAATAGTTCTTTATCCAGATCTCCTTTGGATAGCTGACCAAATTTCCTTCGCCACATTTCCATCtcagtctaattttttttcttcctttctgccccATAATCATTACCTTGAGAGAATCTCTCCAaaactccttttcttccctcctctctga
- the NBR1 gene encoding next to BRCA1 gene 1 protein isoform X2 codes for MTTTPRVHCDKTMLEPQSMEPQVNLNVTFKNETQSFLVSDSENTTWADVEAMVKVSYDLNTIQIKYLDEDSEEVSINSQGEYEEALKIAVKQGNQLQMNVYDRHNVVDETPQPGHKELPGTEKRPAVRTGKKPLTHYSSLVRALGSEMKTQEESTAQLPLTPCEADKPQDKPPDWFTRYLEMFREQVVKETVEKLDQKLSEKLVLQSPSLESCSSIPVSEEALSLPGNQCDWLMTCSNCQRRIIGIRYQCSLCPSYNICELCEAGSYAHDPNHILLKLRRPIMGSSETYTQTKLSPPRLPAALEQVRLQKQMDKNFLKAEKQRLRAEKKQRKAEVKELKKQLKLHRKIHLWNSIHGLQSPKSPLGRPESLLHSSTLMLPMQPCAPVVPTLSAAFVDENVPDGTHLQPGTKFIKHWRMKNTGNVKWSAETKLKFMWGNLTLASTERKDVLVPYLKAGHVGIVSVEFIAPALEGTYTSHWRLSHKGEQFGPRVWCSIIVDPFPTREHLEDGEKVSFSTNKVDDLSCQQEATFSLTKEKIQIDEVTESTEGTEPCIPLKIKSVPSERELYIPSVDLLTAQDLLSFELLDINIVQELERVPHNTPVDMTPCMSPLPHDSPLIEKPGLGQIEEESEGTGFKVLPDTTVASKNKAENTVPAEEGEEDLSGTQFVCETVIRSLTLDAAPDHNPPRRLKSLQNSLHMLSDNFSYGVRNEETLRTQFSPSSEGESQPQLTEERQPAQLDGFSKEKTSLNSILPEERLMNDEKRDTVQVVEEEEEEEEEELKDEVRSQGSSASSEDYIIILPECFDTSRPLGESMYSSALSQPGLERLTELEQVVKAEQEPAEAYERLARGENQQQGHLINDILTTSQTLDAVLLTPEVVGPPRQMPSSPSSLQNISSEESDLPITIQEFSPVPDQVRGEPRASSGLVNSRQKSYENSRYYQGSSITGGLVKGAMSFAASAYKALFAGPPVTAQVSVYVIFFNCAQVTSGCNDICPDSIVKSHKGFKKRCSEIVLYPDLLWIADQISFATFPSQSNFFSSFLPHNHYLERISPKLLFFPPL; via the exons ATTGCAGTTAAACAGGGGAACCAACTGCAGATGAATGTCTATGACAGACACAATGTTGTAGATGAAACCCCACAACCTGGTCACAAGGAACTTCCTGGCACTGAAAAACGACCTGCTGTCCGGACTGGGAAGAAGCCACTTACACATTATTCTTCATTGGTGAGAGCCCTGGGATCAGAGATGAAAACACAAGAGGAATCCACAGCACAG CTTCCACTCACTCCCTGTGAAGCTGACAAACCTCAAGATAAGCCCCCAGACTGGTTCACTAGGTACTTGGAGATG TTTAGAGAGCAAGTGGTTAAAGAAACAGTTGAGAAGCTTGATCAGAAATTAAGCGAGAAGCTGGTACTCCAGAGTCCATCATTGGAATCCTGCTCCTCCATTCCTGTTTCAGAAGAAGCACTGTCATTGCCAGGAAACCAATGTGACTGGCTTATGACTTGCAGCAATTGCCAAAGAAGAATTATTGGCATTCGTTACCAGTGTAG CCTATGTCCATCTTATAATATATGTGAATTATGTGAAGCAGGGTCATATGCCCATGACCCTAACCACATCCTCTTGAAGCTACGGAGACCAATCATGGGTTCCTCTGAAACATACACTCAGACGAAACTCTCCCCTCCTCGTCTACCAGCTGCTCTGGAGCAAGTCAG ACTCCAGAAGCAGATGGACAAGAACTTTCTTAAGGCAGAAAAACAAAGGTTGCGAGCtgagaagaagcaaagaaaagcaGAGGTTAAGGAGCTTAAAAAGCAGCTTAAGCTTCATAGGAAGATTCATCTGTGGAATTCTATCCATGGACTGCAGAGCCCCAAATCTCCCCTCGGGAGACCAGAGAGCCTCCTTCACTCCAGTACGCTAAT GCTCCCTATGCAACCTTGTGCCCCAGTTGTGCCAACTCTGAGTGCAGCATTTGTGGATGAGAATGTGCCAGATGGGACCCATCTTCAACCAGGAACcaagtttatcaaacactggagGATGAAAAATACAGGAAATGTCAAGTGGAGTGCAGAAACGAAG ctgAAATTCATGTGGGGAAACCTAACTTTGGCTTCTACTGAAAGGAAGGATGTTTTGGTGCCCTATTTAAAGGCTGGCCATGTGGGAATTGTGTCTGTTGAGTTCATAGCCCCAGCCTTGGAGGGAACCTACACTTCACACTGGCGCCTTTCTCACAAGGGTGAGCAGTTTGGGCCCAGGGTCTGGTGCAGCATCATTGTGGACCCTTTCCCTACTCGAGAACATCTTGAAGATGGTGAAAAAGTCTCTTTCAGCACAAACAAAGTTGACGATCTCTCCTGTCAGCAAGAGGCAA CTTTCTCACTTactaaagagaaaattcagattgATGAAGTGACTGAGTCTACGGAGGGAACAGAACCTTGCATCCCTCTGAAGATCAAAAGTGTTCCTAGTGAGAGGGAACTCTACATCCCATCTGTTGACCTCCTCACTGCACAG GATCTGCTGTCATTCGAGTTATTGGACATAAACATTGTTCAAGAGCTCGAGCGAGTTCCCCATAACACCCCTGTAG ATATGACCCCCTGCATGTCTCCTCTACCACATGATAGTCCTTTGATAGAGAAGCCAGGTTTGGGGCAGATTGAAGAGGAGAGTGAAGGGACAGGGTTTAAAGTGCTTCCCG ATACTACAGTGGCATCAAAGAATAAAGCTGAAAACACTGTTCCTgcagaagaaggggaagaagaccTGAGTGGGACCCAGTTTGTCTGTGAAACTGTAATCCGATCCCTTACCTTGGATGCTGCTCCTGACCATAACCCACCTCGAAGACTCAAGTCCCTGCAGA ACTCTCTGCATATGCTGTCTGACAACTTCAGTTATGGTGTCAGGAATGAAGAAACTCTCAGAACTCAGTTCTCCCCTTCTTCAGAAGGAGAGTCACAGCCTCAGCTCACTGAGGAAAGGCAGCCAGCCCAATTAGATGGCTTCAGCAAGGAGAAAACCTCAT TGAATTCCATTCTTCCTGAGGAGAGACTGATGAATGATGAAAAAAGAGACACTGTCCAGGtagtggaggaagaggaggaggaggaagaggaggaacttAAAGATGAAGTCCGAAGTCAAGgctcttctgcttcttctgagGATTACATCATCATCTTGCCCGAGTGCTTTGATACAAGCCGCCCTCTCGGGGAATCCATGTATAGTTCTGCTCTCTCACAGCCGGGTTTGGAGCGGCTCACAGAGCTAGAGCAGGTGGTCAAGGCTGAGCAAGAACCAGCTGAGGCTTATGAAAGGCTTGCTAGAGGGGAAAACCAGCAGCAAGGGCACCTCATCAATGATATCCTGACAACATCACAGACTCTGGATGCAGTGCTTCTGACTCCAGAGGTGGTGGGACCTCCACGACAGATGCCCAG CAGCCCTTCATCTCTTCAGAATATCAGTTCAGAAGAATCAGATTTGCCAATTACTATTCAAGAATTTTCTCCAGTTCCTGATCAAGTAAGAGGAG AGCCCAGGGCTTCATCCGGACTTGTAAATAGTAGACAGAAGAGCTATGAAAACTCAAG GTACTACCAAGGGAGTAGCATTACTGGAGGGCTGGTGAAGGGTGCTATGTCTTTTGCTGCCTCTGCCTACAAGGCCCTATTTGCAGGGCCACCAGTCACTGCTCAGGTCAGTGtgtatgttattttcttcaactgTGCCCAAGTCACCAGTGGATGTAATGACATTTGTCCTGATTCCATTGTGAAAAGCcacaaaggcttcaagaagagatGTTCTGAAATAGTTCTTTATCCAGATCTCCTTTGGATAGCTGACCAAATTTCCTTCGCCACATTTCCATCtcagtctaattttttttcttcctttctgccccATAATCATTACCTTGAGAGAATCTCTCCAaaactccttttcttccctcctctctga
- the NBR1 gene encoding next to BRCA1 gene 1 protein isoform X10, with protein sequence MRIVKRCPSIAKIAVKQGNQLQMNVYDRHNVVDETPQPGHKELPGTEKRPAVRTGKKPLTHYSSLVRALGSEMKTQEESTAQLPLTPCEADKPQDKPPDWFTRYLEMFREQVVKETVEKLDQKLSEKLVLQSPSLESCSSIPVSEEALSLPGNQCDWLMTCSNCQRRIIGIRYQCSLCPSYNICELCEAGSYAHDPNHILLKLRRPIMGSSETYTQTKLSPPRLPAALEQVRLQKQMDKNFLKAEKQRLRAEKKQRKAEVKELKKQLKLHRKIHLWNSIHGLQSPKSPLGRPESLLHSSTLMLPMQPCAPVVPTLSAAFVDENVPDGTHLQPGTKFIKHWRMKNTGNVKWSAETKLKFMWGNLTLASTERKDVLVPYLKAGHVGIVSVEFIAPALEGTYTSHWRLSHKGEQFGPRVWCSIIVDPFPTREHLEDGEKVSFSTNKVDDLSCQQEEAFSLTKEKIQIDEVTESTEGTEPCIPLKIKSVPSERELYIPSVDLLTAQDLLSFELLDINIVQELERVPHNTPVDMTPCMSPLPHDSPLIEKPGLGQIEEESEGTGFKVLPDTTVASKNKAENTVPAEEGEEDLSGTQFVCETVIRSLTLDAAPDHNPPRRLKSLQNSLHMLSDNFSYGVRNEETLRTQFSPSSEGESQPQLTEERQPAQLDGFSKEKTSLNSILPEERLMNDEKRDTVQVVEEEEEEEEEELKDEVRSQGSSASSEDYIIILPECFDTSRPLGESMYSSALSQPGLERLTELEQVVKAEQEPAEAYERLARGENQQQGHLINDILTTSQTLDAVLLTPEVVGPPRQMPSSPSSLQNISSEESDLPITIQEFSPVPDQVRGEPRASSGLVNSRQKSYENSRYYQGSSITGGLVKGAMSFAASAYKALFAGPPVTAQVSVYVIFFNCAQVTSGCNDICPDSIVKSHKGFKKRCSEIVLYPDLLWIADQISFATFPSQSNFFSSFLPHNHYLERISPKLLFFPPL encoded by the exons ATTGCAGTTAAACAGGGGAACCAACTGCAGATGAATGTCTATGACAGACACAATGTTGTAGATGAAACCCCACAACCTGGTCACAAGGAACTTCCTGGCACTGAAAAACGACCTGCTGTCCGGACTGGGAAGAAGCCACTTACACATTATTCTTCATTGGTGAGAGCCCTGGGATCAGAGATGAAAACACAAGAGGAATCCACAGCACAG CTTCCACTCACTCCCTGTGAAGCTGACAAACCTCAAGATAAGCCCCCAGACTGGTTCACTAGGTACTTGGAGATG TTTAGAGAGCAAGTGGTTAAAGAAACAGTTGAGAAGCTTGATCAGAAATTAAGCGAGAAGCTGGTACTCCAGAGTCCATCATTGGAATCCTGCTCCTCCATTCCTGTTTCAGAAGAAGCACTGTCATTGCCAGGAAACCAATGTGACTGGCTTATGACTTGCAGCAATTGCCAAAGAAGAATTATTGGCATTCGTTACCAGTGTAG CCTATGTCCATCTTATAATATATGTGAATTATGTGAAGCAGGGTCATATGCCCATGACCCTAACCACATCCTCTTGAAGCTACGGAGACCAATCATGGGTTCCTCTGAAACATACACTCAGACGAAACTCTCCCCTCCTCGTCTACCAGCTGCTCTGGAGCAAGTCAG ACTCCAGAAGCAGATGGACAAGAACTTTCTTAAGGCAGAAAAACAAAGGTTGCGAGCtgagaagaagcaaagaaaagcaGAGGTTAAGGAGCTTAAAAAGCAGCTTAAGCTTCATAGGAAGATTCATCTGTGGAATTCTATCCATGGACTGCAGAGCCCCAAATCTCCCCTCGGGAGACCAGAGAGCCTCCTTCACTCCAGTACGCTAAT GCTCCCTATGCAACCTTGTGCCCCAGTTGTGCCAACTCTGAGTGCAGCATTTGTGGATGAGAATGTGCCAGATGGGACCCATCTTCAACCAGGAACcaagtttatcaaacactggagGATGAAAAATACAGGAAATGTCAAGTGGAGTGCAGAAACGAAG ctgAAATTCATGTGGGGAAACCTAACTTTGGCTTCTACTGAAAGGAAGGATGTTTTGGTGCCCTATTTAAAGGCTGGCCATGTGGGAATTGTGTCTGTTGAGTTCATAGCCCCAGCCTTGGAGGGAACCTACACTTCACACTGGCGCCTTTCTCACAAGGGTGAGCAGTTTGGGCCCAGGGTCTGGTGCAGCATCATTGTGGACCCTTTCCCTACTCGAGAACATCTTGAAGATGGTGAAAAAGTCTCTTTCAGCACAAACAAAGTTGACGATCTCTCCTGTCAGCAAGAG GAAGCTTTCTCACTTactaaagagaaaattcagattgATGAAGTGACTGAGTCTACGGAGGGAACAGAACCTTGCATCCCTCTGAAGATCAAAAGTGTTCCTAGTGAGAGGGAACTCTACATCCCATCTGTTGACCTCCTCACTGCACAG GATCTGCTGTCATTCGAGTTATTGGACATAAACATTGTTCAAGAGCTCGAGCGAGTTCCCCATAACACCCCTGTAG ATATGACCCCCTGCATGTCTCCTCTACCACATGATAGTCCTTTGATAGAGAAGCCAGGTTTGGGGCAGATTGAAGAGGAGAGTGAAGGGACAGGGTTTAAAGTGCTTCCCG ATACTACAGTGGCATCAAAGAATAAAGCTGAAAACACTGTTCCTgcagaagaaggggaagaagaccTGAGTGGGACCCAGTTTGTCTGTGAAACTGTAATCCGATCCCTTACCTTGGATGCTGCTCCTGACCATAACCCACCTCGAAGACTCAAGTCCCTGCAGA ACTCTCTGCATATGCTGTCTGACAACTTCAGTTATGGTGTCAGGAATGAAGAAACTCTCAGAACTCAGTTCTCCCCTTCTTCAGAAGGAGAGTCACAGCCTCAGCTCACTGAGGAAAGGCAGCCAGCCCAATTAGATGGCTTCAGCAAGGAGAAAACCTCAT TGAATTCCATTCTTCCTGAGGAGAGACTGATGAATGATGAAAAAAGAGACACTGTCCAGGtagtggaggaagaggaggaggaggaagaggaggaacttAAAGATGAAGTCCGAAGTCAAGgctcttctgcttcttctgagGATTACATCATCATCTTGCCCGAGTGCTTTGATACAAGCCGCCCTCTCGGGGAATCCATGTATAGTTCTGCTCTCTCACAGCCGGGTTTGGAGCGGCTCACAGAGCTAGAGCAGGTGGTCAAGGCTGAGCAAGAACCAGCTGAGGCTTATGAAAGGCTTGCTAGAGGGGAAAACCAGCAGCAAGGGCACCTCATCAATGATATCCTGACAACATCACAGACTCTGGATGCAGTGCTTCTGACTCCAGAGGTGGTGGGACCTCCACGACAGATGCCCAG CAGCCCTTCATCTCTTCAGAATATCAGTTCAGAAGAATCAGATTTGCCAATTACTATTCAAGAATTTTCTCCAGTTCCTGATCAAGTAAGAGGAG AGCCCAGGGCTTCATCCGGACTTGTAAATAGTAGACAGAAGAGCTATGAAAACTCAAG GTACTACCAAGGGAGTAGCATTACTGGAGGGCTGGTGAAGGGTGCTATGTCTTTTGCTGCCTCTGCCTACAAGGCCCTATTTGCAGGGCCACCAGTCACTGCTCAGGTCAGTGtgtatgttattttcttcaactgTGCCCAAGTCACCAGTGGATGTAATGACATTTGTCCTGATTCCATTGTGAAAAGCcacaaaggcttcaagaagagatGTTCTGAAATAGTTCTTTATCCAGATCTCCTTTGGATAGCTGACCAAATTTCCTTCGCCACATTTCCATCtcagtctaattttttttcttcctttctgccccATAATCATTACCTTGAGAGAATCTCTCCAaaactccttttcttccctcctctctga